The following are encoded in a window of Platichthys flesus chromosome 19, fPlaFle2.1, whole genome shotgun sequence genomic DNA:
- the cdk5rap2 gene encoding CDK5 regulatory subunit-associated protein 2 isoform X3, with protein sequence MSKQTELSQLQGEHHVKVLEAQKLQRALDRKEQELADLQQAKDQLEVELEDLQQHKKKGDKALNDLNNQLKKLSGEIGERESALEQQYEELLDQTNRKVQAHEVTIQRLTSTLTDKEQQLQEYINMVRDFEQSKSPGGNDNVLSKLRQRLKEKEKALEQALDEKFAAIEEKDNEIHQLQLSLREKERDLDRLNNLLSHNEETIDSFDSLIKEKDVELQHLVNTLKNLQRAKQDVEDNLNRSLREKDSIIIQLQLSLEGKTKDMEEMAKSMLSQSQTNAHDLAEQMGQRLKVTEVMLAEAVKARERLVADNESAVEGLLATISSKDQLLKESAEHYNRMLSERTQDIQQLKRQLSDRQQELATADMQSSVRAQEDCLETANLRALLAEKESLINKLLQHGQERDQFQAEPDRVLELRQTIKIMQEKLEERDAEMYRRNVEDNVENVPFSKKTVVILKTELAQQTEALNKALKRENELKISLAELQSLLSELEGRSEGQTANIDSLTSTLKTKDEIINVLHQRLGQRGDSQGDHIHNPVIGSGVERSFPGLPQRERTLIGGNSQQEALPNLIAMQQEHDVLNKALRAEQQLYSSLVRTVKEQDSAQRFHALQLELTAVQLLRQQLEESIKTNEELKDDLEREIHRAKLGEGMDLTDPKEVESMRHQLEDAQRWNASLQARLGAIQNRGGGVGGANDGGDTLSFIGDHTSYMSICVGEGQDDSLCQLSPQELKQKVVDLQDCVSRLQTVNHDLHSQLSLLEKSEHDASNKGGTDVVSPWNQLKKTHSDRKHHPGNDKESQTDIRLGQMVSGKPFGNVSVDSGLGQSREHPQSGNNTLDTGEREQKKGDVMALKSLLSDCGATSVSHLREKLLRLTSENVALRGLLKEQKSAEWKEKESTDASGNSSDGQAELRHSMETLLVEVSNEKGEKNSHEVPDGEAPVTTEVVVNTAGGVERPKIKGPGQPHIESGKQDVTRHGAGLKSRLPVPVRLRVETGSSSSSSSRQSPRPEHLRNDALPKPHSDDMFGSDQQLHADTDFSISPQQSTTTAQNSSGPAGLDNTQADSVLYTQLELLHQECQEKEALINKLSEQLADWEELHTQLQEKEQLNHQYVEALQAAESTIAYLTACSLDNQGGFGSHTSLGGGSGSVGSDAALHSRCMELQKALQDKEELNNQLIELVNMAEKAITFSNSQENNPEIRDLCLQIDAALQQVTASSNRDSPRGVSGGTNASMQEMQRHTDSLQEALWEQNRLNAELREKLRDADAAAKQGYNRNSASQDGKRSTQIVTQKGSEEHDGAMGSSGDTSLTQDLTKAVMNCLSATECAIASLAEHCSNPGSLTSARSSQISSDLQMNLSKLQRALQEREELGESTQIKTTKSSSNCSTAAAGTKGQLTRDLHQNLCLLCKVFTDLSHRISEMKTSLKEEKGHREESESHRTVQDGKGLPPNVQAQLESLHKALREKKKACKSLEEKLATALTETTSPQTARKALEQDDKGVQVDLQDLGYETSGKSENDREESSSTDLEVGVNPSCSASSLPSLLKHEQATFSSTENLDSTSSTPYPSSPALSSAKVSLKSLQVYDEYGVSEDPLQLQGQVRELKVQLENQTKLILQMQNLLRRSSLSSDRIANASDHSAVIRDQEGTQKEERCQDSSYSTVQQREKKEGENQAMKDKTSRLNVDQEGERTLNKSITEQLPQTRSRSASPARLDSLVQSQARELSQLRQQIKESRGLGALQRRQLEELSNAFKELLQASKVDFYMGEVVKEQLDKSLNLLDRLEGRLDKGESHLDNEDVAALELSRRLAKELQEKNRLIQALQSQFRSQSPSSHHSSHSDLYHSDRTSSYCHSPQGGSRSPSQQHSSDWMGAAVPPVGGAQGEGLSSHRGAASRLQGLQRENGRLQEQLRGKEELNATLRTELDLHRSIISQNSPFHQKKDQGQERQGSGPHTEAHKVDRDTAPKTSHGQHSTMNSDLLAEHLQEIRALRQRLEESICTNDRLREQLERRLAEVEKDPAATNIFIHGNEEQGHLANEVRFLRGQNQALKEELNQGSRDKQRENEKLRESLARRTAKLEQSRKESEALRQENNRLQERLEHISQENSELQDSLHYSKEELHRLQCEVKLQRQQLSDCQHLLQSLRVELQVYEKIETDNHKHNAESSETNQEPLPVPYSGSVDLSELLTEIRHLRLQLERSIQTNTALRQRLEEQLLRGPNRSETININYLLSSPDEGGRSPGREGGDLHHSFQSYNERTNVPDEKRRARSEVDGSSFSSSSGDSCALSRLVPGHRMWANRNGRHVLGLIEDYNALRKQISDGRKLSRSMDSQLQECLHTVRQQSSDNKVMEQQHLKGLTSSTNTMQHVLEEAGRLLKLLWRVSLPAGNTAGDSGNNQQQDELLKNEIARLKSRLSQQERMLSGAVKRLRSTNQLKEGMERVIIDQLSLTHGVLKKARGNLETNYCTLSGLKGLSGGPDEGGSSHWPVGGTREPERRSATVSRSTAGRHSESSDDTSLHCSF encoded by the exons atgtcaaaacaaacagagctctCCCAACTCCAGGGGGAACACCATGTCAAAGTGCTTGAAGCACAAAAGCTACAGCGAGCCCTGGACAGAAAGGAGCAAGAGCTGGCTGACTTGCAGCaggcaaaggaccagctggaggTAGAACTGGAGGACCTGCAACAGCATAAGAAGAAAGGAGACAAAGCCTTGAAT GATCTTAACAATCAGCTGAAGAAGCTAAGCGGTGAGAttggggagagggagagtgctCTGGAGCAGCAGTACGAGGAGCTGCTAGATCAAACCAATAGAAAAGTGCAGGCCCATGAGGTCACCATCCAGCGGCTCACATCAACCCTGACTGAtaaagagcagcagctgcag GAGTACATAAATATGGTCAGAGATTTTGAGCAAAGCAAAAGCCCAGGAGGAAACGACAATGTGCTTTCCAAGCTGCGGCAAAGattgaaagaaaaggagaaggctCTGGAG CAAGCGCTGGATGAGAAGTTTGCTGCCATTGAagagaaagacaatgagattcaccagctgcagctgtctctaagggagaaggaaagagacCTGGACAGGCTCAATAACTTACTGTCGCACAACGAGGAAACAATCGAT AGTTTCGATAGTCTGATTAAAGAGAAggatgtggagctgcagcatctTGTAAATACACTCAAGAACCTTCAGAGAGCCAAGCAAGATGTAGAAGATAACCTGAACAGATCACTGAGGGAGAAGGACTCCATCATCATCCAGCTACAGCTCTCCCTGGAGGGCAAGACAAAGGACATGGAG GAAATGGCCAAATCCATGCTAAGCCAGTCACAAACTAATGCACATGACCTTGCTGAACAGATGGGCCAGAGGTTAAAAGTCACAGAGGTTATGTTGGCAGAGGCTGTTAAAGCCAGGGAAAGGCTGGTTGCAGACAATGAGAGCGCCGTGGAAGGTCTGTTGGCTACAATCAGCAGCAAGGACCAACTTCTCAAG GAGTCAGCTGAACACTACAACCGCATGTTGTCGGAGCGTACCCAAGacattcagcagctgaagaggcAGCTTTCCGACAGGCAGCAGGAGCTTGCCACCGCTGACATGCAAAGCTCTGTAAGAGCCCAGGAGGATTGTTTAGAGACTGCAAACCTCCGAGCACTGCTTGCTGAAAAAGAAAGCCTCATCAAC AAACTTCTGCAGCATGGTCAGGAGAGAGACCAGTTTCAGGCAGAGCCGGATCGTGTGTTGGAGCTCAGACAAACTATCAAAATCATGCAAGAGAAGTTGGAAGAGAGAGATG CTGAGATGTATAGAAGGAACGTTGAGGATAATGTGGAAAACGTTCCATTCTCAAAGAAGACCGTCGTCATCCTGAAGACGGAGCTAGCACAGCAAACTGAGGCACTGAACAAAGCCCTGAAGAGGGAGAATGAACTGAAG ATCTCATTGGCGGAGCTACAGTCTTTACTGTCTGAGCTGGAGGGTCGCAGTGAAGGTCAGACTGCTAATATTGACTCGCTGACTTCCACTCTGAAGACCAAGGATGAGATTATCAAT GTTCTTCACCAGCGCCTCGGGCAGAGGGGGGACAGTCAGGGTGATCATATTCATAATCCGGTTATTGGCTCTGGCGTGGAGAGATCATTCCCTGGACTCccacaaagagagagaacttTGATCGGTGGAAACAGCCAGCAAGAG GCTTTGCCCAACCTTATAGCCATGCAACAGGAACATGATGTGCTGAACAAAGCCCTGAGAGCTGAACAACAGCTCTACTCCAGCCTGGTCAGGACTGTAAAAGAGCAGGACAG TGCCCAGCGTTTCCACGCTCTGCAGCTGGAACTGACTGCAGTACAGCTCCTCAGGCAGCAGCTAGAGGAGAGCATCAAAACTAATGAGGAGCTCAAGGATGACTTGGAGAGAGAGATACACAGAGCAAAACTCGGAGAAG GCATGGACCTGACTGATCCTAAAGAAGTCGAGAGCATGAGACATCAGCTCGAAGACGCACAGCGCTGGAATGCCTCTCTGCAGGCTCGCTTAGGCGCAATCCAGAACCGGGGAGGAGGGGTCGGTGGGGCCAATGATGGTG GCGACACTTTGAGTTTCATTGGCGATCACACTTCCTACATGAGTATATGTGTGGGGGAGGGGCAGGATGACAGCTTGTGTCAACTCTCTCCACAAGAGCTAAAGCAGAAG GTGGTGGACCTGCAGGATTGTGTAAGCAGACTACAGACTGTAAACCACGACTTGCACAGCCAACTGTCTCTGTTGGAGAAGTCAGAGCATGATGCCTCCAACAAGGGCGGAACAGATGTGGTCAGCCCCTGGAATCAG CTAAAGAAGACTCACAGTGACAGGAAGCATCACCCTGGTAATGACAAAGAGAGCCAGACAGACATCAGACTAGGACAG ATGGTGTCTGGAAAACCATTTGGTAATGTGAGTGTGGACAGTGGCCTTGGCCAGAGTAGAGAACATCCTCAGTCTGGCAACAACACTTTGgacactggagagagagaacagaagaaaGGAGATGTAATGGCACTAAAATCCCTGCTGTCTGATTGTGGGGCTACATCAGTCTCACACCTTAG agagaagctgctcagaCTGACATCAGAAAATGTGGCGCTGCGGGGTCTACTGAAGGAACAAAAATCTGCagagtggaaagaaaaagagagcaCGGATGCCTCAGGGAACAGCAGTGATGGACAGGCTGAATTGAGGCACAGTATGGAAACACTGCTAGTCGAGGTGTCAAATGAAAAGGGAGAGAAGAACTCCCATGAAGTGCCAGATGGAGAGGCTCCTGTCACAACAGAGGTAGTTGTCAACACTGCCGGGGGGGTTGAAAGGCCAAAAATTAAAGGACCAGGCCAGCCACACATCGAGAGTGGAAAGCAGGATGTCACAAGGCATGGG GCTGGTCTCAAATCTCGCCTTCCTGTTCCTGTGAGACTCAGAGTGGAGACtggcagtagcagcagcagcagcagcaggcagtcTCCTAGACCTGAGCACCTGAGAAATGACGCACTTCCCAAGCCTCATTCAGATGATATGTTTGGGTCTGATCAACAATTGCACGCAGACACGGACTTCTCAATATCTCCACAGCAAAGCACTACCACTGCACAGAATAGCAGTGGTCCAGCAGGGTTGGACAACACCCAGGCTGACTCTGTGCTTTATACTCAGCTGGAGCTCCTCCACCAGGAGTGTCAGGAGAAAGAAGCCCTGATCAACAAGCTCAGTGAGCAGCTTGCTGATTGGGAAGAGCTCCACACTCAGCTTCAGGAAAAGGAACAGCTTAATCACCAGTATGTTGAGGCCCTTCAGGCTGCAGAATCAACTATTGCTTACCTGACTGCCTGCAGTCTGGACAACCAGGGAGGATTTGGGTCACACACTAGTTTGGGAGGAGGTTCTGGTTCTGTTGGTTCAGATGCTGCCCTCCACAGTCGATGCATGGAACTGCAGAAAGCCCTACAGGACAAGGAGGAGCTTAACAACCAGCTTATTGAGCTTGTGAACATGGCAGAGAAAGCCATCACCTTCTCCAACAGCCAGGAAAATAATCCAGAAATCAGGGATCTTTGCTTACAGATAGATGCCGCCCTACAGCAGGTAACAGCATCATCAAACAGAGACAGCCCAAGAGGTGTTTCTGGTGGCACTAACGCCTCAATGCAGGAGATGCAACGACACACAGACTCTTTGCAGGAGGCCCTTTGGGAGCAGAATAGGCTCAATGCAGAGCTGAGGGAAAAACTGAGGGATGCAGACGCTGCTGCAAAACAGGGCTACAACAGAAACAGTGCTAGCCAGGATGGTAAACGTTCGACGCAGATAGTAACACAAAAGGGCTCAGAGGAACACGATGGGGCAATGGGAAGTTCTGGTGACACTAGTTTAACTCAGGATTTGACAAAAGCTGTAATGAACTGCCTTAGTGCAACTGAGTGTGCCATTGCCTCACTAGCAGAACACTGTTCAAATCCTGGCTCCTTGACTTCTGCTAgatcatcacagatcagctctGACCTGCAGATGAATTTAAGCAAACTTCAGAGAGCCCTGCAAGAGAGGGAAGAATTGGGAGAATCCACCCAgataaaaacaaccaaatccAGCAGCAACTGTTCCACCGCTGCAGCTGGAACAAAGGGACAACTTACCAGAGATCTCCATCAAaatctctgtctcctctgcaaGGTCTTCACTGATCTCTCTCACAGGATTTCTGAAATGAAGACTTccttaaaagaagagaaaggcCATAGAGAGGAGAGCGAGTCCCACAGGACAGTGCAGGATGGAAAGGGATTACCACCAAATGTTCAGGCCCAGCTAGAGTCTCTCCACAAGGcactgagagagaagaagaaagcatGTAAAAGCTTGGAGGAGAAACTGGCCACCGCTCTTACCGAGACAACCTCCCCTCAAACTGCACGGAAAG CTCTGGAGCAGGATGACAAAGGCGTGCAGGTGGATTTGCAAGACCTGGGTTACGAAACCAGTGGCAAGAGTGAGAACGATAGGGAAGAGAGCAGTAGCACAG ATCTAGAGGTTGGCGTGAACCCGAGCTGTAGTGCCTCTAGCCTGCCTTCCCTGCTGAAGCACGAACAGgccaccttctcctccactgaAAACCTGGACTCAACCTCCAGCACGCCCTATCCAAGTTCCCCAGCTCTCAGCTCAGCCAAG GTCAGTCTGAAAAGCCTTCAGGTCTATGACGAGTACGGTGTTTCTGAAGATCCTCTCCAGCTTCAGGGACAAGTGAGAGAGCTGAAGGTCCAGCTGGAAAACCAGACCAAACTCATCCTCCAAATGCAAAACCTTCTGCGAAGGAGCTCCCTCTCCAGTGACCGTATTGCCAACGCCTCTGACCACTCCGCTGTCATCAGGGATCAAGAAGGGACACAGAAAGAGGAGCGTTGCCAGGATAGTAGCTACAGCACTGTGCAGCAAAGGgagaaaaaggagggagagaaccAGGCGATGAAGGATAAAACCAGCCGTCTGAATGTGGaccaggaaggagagaggacacTGAACAAAAGCATAACCGAACAGCTGCCACAGACCCGCAGCCGCTCTGCATCACCTGCCCG ACTGGACTCCCTGGTGCAGTCACAAGCCAGGGAGCTGTCACAGCTGAGGCAGCAGATCAAGGAGAGCCGGGGACTGGGAGCCCTGCAGCGccggcagctggaggagctgagcaATGCCTtcaaggagctgctgcaggccaGCAAAGTGGACTTCTACATGGGGGAGGTGGTCAAAGAGCAGCTGGACAAAAGCCTGAATCTTCTGGACAGGCTGGAGGGACGGCTGGACAAAG GAGAGTCTCATCTGGATAATGAGGATGTGGCGGCTCTGGAACTGTCTCGCAG GTTGGCtaaagagctgcaggagaagaaccGTCTCATCCAGGCCCTTCAGAGCCAGTTCAGAAGCCAAAGTCCCAGCAGCCACCACAGCTCTCACTCTGACTTGTACCACTCTGACAGGACCTCTTCCTACTGCCATAGCCCACAAGGTGGCAGTAGATCTCCAA GCCAGCAACACTCTTCTGATTGGATGGGAGCAGCTGTTCCACCTGTAGGTGGAGCCCAGGGGGAAGGTTTGTCCAGTCACAGGGGCGCTGCCAGCAGACTGCAGGGCCTGCAGAGGGAGAACGGGCGActgcaggagcagctgagaggCAAAGAGGAGCTCAACGCCACCCTGCGCACTGAACTGGACCTGCATCGATCTATTATTTCCCAAAACAGCCCGTTCCATCAGAAGAAGGATCAGGGCCAGGAGAGGCAGGGGTCAGGGCCTCACACAGAAGCTCATAAAGTCGACAGAGACACTGCCCCAAAGACTTCTCACGGGCAGCACAGCACAATGAATTCAG ACCTGCTGGCAGAACATCTGCAAGAGATTCGAGCTCTGCGACAACGTCTGGAGGAGAGCATCTGCACCAACGACCGTCTCAGGGAACAGCTGGAGAGGAGACTAGCCGAGGTGGAGAAGGACCCAG CAGCCACCAACATCTTCATCCATGGCAATGAGGAGCAGGGGCATCTGGCTAATGAAGTGCGTTTTCTCAGGGGACAAAATCAAGCCCTGAAGGAAGAGCTCAACCAGGGGTCTCgag ACAAGCAGAGGGAGAACGAGAAGCTACGCGAGTCTCTGGCCAGACGGACGGCCAAactggagcagagcaggaaggaGTCTGAAGCACTGAGGCAGGAAAATAACCGACTTCAGGAGAGGCTGGAGCACATTAGCCAAGAAaactcagagctgcaggattcacTGCACTACAGCAAAGAGGAGCTGCatag gttgCAGTGTGAGGTGAAGCTCCAGAGGCAGCAGCTGTCTGACTGCCAGCATCTCCTCCAGTCACTGCGAGTGGAGCTGCAAGTTTATGAAAAGATCGAGACTGATAATCATAAACACAACG CAGAATCCAGTGAGACAAACCAGGAGCCACTTCCTGTCCCGTACTCCGGCTCTGTGGACCTGAGCGAGCTGCTGACGGAGATCCGACacctgaggctgcagctggagaggagcATCCAGACCAACACGGCTCTGAGGCAGAGACTAGAGGAGCAGCTGCTCCGAGGACCCAACCGCTCAGAGACCATCAACATCAACTACCTGCTGTCTTCTCCAG ATGAAGGGGGCAGGTCACCAGGTCGTGAAGGCGGTGATCTCCATCACTCATTTCAGTCTTACAACGAACGTACCAATGTCCCGG ATGAGAAGCGTCGTGCTCGTTCAGAGGTGGAcggcagctccttcagcagcagctctggtgACTCTTGCGCTCTGTCCCGTCTGGTGCCGGGTCACAGGATGTGGGCCAATCGCAACGGCCGCCACGTCTTAGGTCTGATTGAGGACTACAACGCCCTGCGGAAGCAGATCTCAGACGGTCGTAAGCTGTCGCGCAGCATGGACTCACAACTGCAGGAGTGTCTGCACACAGTCAGGCAGCAGAGCTCTGACAACAAG GtgatggagcagcagcatctgaaGGGTTTGACCAGCAGCACGAATACCATGCAGCATGTGCTGGAGGAGGCCGGTCGACTGCTCAAACTGCTGTGGAGAGTCTCTCTGCCAGCTGGCAACACAGCAGGGGACAGTGGCAACAACCAGCAG CAGGACGAGCTGCTGAAAAACGAGATAGCCCGACTGAAAAGCCGGCTGTCGCAGCAGGAGCGGATGCTGAGTGGAGCCGTGAAGCGCCTCCGCAGCACCAACCAGCTCAAAGAGGGAATGGAGCGGGTCATCATCGATCAGC TGTCTCTAACTCATGGAGTGTTGAAGAAAGCCAGGGGAAACCTAGAG ACAAATTACTGTACCCTGTCTGGCCTGAAGGGCCTGTCTGGAGGACCAGACGAAG gAGGTTCCAGTCACTGGCCAGTAGGGGGCACTAGAGAGCCTGAGCGGAGGAGTGCAACCGTTTCCAGAAGCACTGCAGGCAGACACTCGGAGTCCTCAGATGATACCTCTCTGCACTGCAGCTTCTAA